The following are encoded in a window of Bradyrhizobium sp. WBOS07 genomic DNA:
- the groL gene encoding chaperonin GroEL (60 kDa chaperone family; promotes refolding of misfolded polypeptides especially under stressful conditions; forms two stacked rings of heptamers to form a barrel-shaped 14mer; ends can be capped by GroES; misfolded proteins enter the barrel where they are refolded when GroES binds) gives MAAKEVKFSGDARDRMLRGVDILANAVKVTLGPKGRNVVIEKSFGAPRITKDGVTVAKEIELEDKFENMGAQMVREVASKTNDLAGDGTTTATVLAQAIVREGAKAVAAGMNPMDLKRGIDSAVAAVVKDIEKRAKPVAASSEVAQVGTISANGDAAIGKMIAQAMQKVGNEGVITVEENKSLDTEVDIVEGMKFDRGYLSPYFVTNPEKMTAELEDAYILLHEKKLSGLQAMLPVLEAVVQSGKPLVIIAEDVEGEALATLVVNRLRGGLKVAAVKAPGFGDRRKAMLEDIAILTGGQLISEDLGMKLENVTVKMLGRAKKVVIDKENTTIVNGAGKKPDIEARVGQIKAQIEETTSDYDREKLQERLAKLAGGVAVIRVGGATEIEVKEKKDRVEDALNATRAAVQEGIVPGGGVALLRAKKAVGRLSNDNDDVQAGINIVLKALEAPIRQIAENAGVEGSIVVGKILENKSETFGFDAQNEDYVDMVEKGIIDPAKVVRTALQDASSVAGLLVTTEAMVAETPKKEAPPAMPAGGGMGGF, from the coding sequence ATGGCTGCCAAAGAGGTCAAGTTTTCCGGAGACGCGCGCGATCGCATGCTGCGCGGCGTCGACATTCTCGCCAACGCCGTCAAGGTGACGCTCGGCCCGAAGGGCCGCAACGTCGTCATCGAGAAGTCATTCGGCGCGCCCCGCATCACCAAGGACGGCGTCACCGTCGCCAAGGAGATCGAGCTCGAGGACAAGTTCGAGAACATGGGCGCCCAGATGGTGCGCGAGGTCGCTTCCAAGACCAACGACCTTGCCGGCGACGGCACCACCACCGCGACCGTGCTGGCCCAGGCCATCGTGCGCGAAGGCGCCAAGGCGGTTGCCGCCGGCATGAACCCGATGGACCTCAAGCGCGGCATCGACAGCGCCGTGGCGGCCGTCGTCAAGGACATCGAGAAACGCGCCAAGCCCGTCGCCGCCTCCTCCGAGGTCGCCCAGGTCGGCACCATCTCGGCCAACGGCGATGCCGCCATCGGCAAGATGATCGCCCAGGCGATGCAGAAGGTCGGCAATGAGGGCGTCATCACCGTCGAGGAGAACAAGTCGCTCGACACCGAAGTCGACATCGTCGAGGGCATGAAGTTCGACCGCGGCTATCTCAGCCCCTACTTCGTCACCAACCCCGAGAAGATGACCGCCGAGCTCGAGGACGCCTACATCCTCCTGCACGAGAAGAAGCTCTCGGGCCTGCAGGCCATGCTGCCGGTGCTGGAAGCGGTGGTGCAGTCGGGCAAGCCGCTCGTCATCATCGCGGAGGACGTCGAGGGCGAGGCGCTGGCCACCCTGGTCGTCAACCGTCTGCGCGGCGGCCTCAAGGTTGCCGCCGTCAAGGCGCCGGGCTTCGGCGACCGCCGCAAGGCCATGCTCGAGGATATCGCGATCCTGACCGGCGGCCAGCTGATCTCCGAAGACCTCGGCATGAAGCTCGAGAACGTCACGGTCAAGATGCTGGGCCGCGCCAAGAAGGTGGTGATCGACAAGGAGAACACCACCATCGTGAACGGCGCCGGCAAGAAGCCCGACATCGAGGCCCGCGTCGGCCAGATCAAGGCCCAGATCGAGGAGACCACCTCGGACTACGACCGCGAGAAGCTCCAGGAGCGCCTCGCCAAGCTCGCGGGCGGCGTCGCGGTGATCCGCGTCGGCGGCGCGACCGAGATCGAGGTCAAGGAGAAGAAGGACCGCGTCGAGGACGCCCTCAACGCCACCCGCGCCGCGGTGCAGGAAGGCATCGTCCCCGGCGGCGGCGTCGCGCTGCTCCGCGCCAAGAAGGCCGTCGGCCGCCTCTCCAACGACAATGACGACGTCCAGGCCGGCATCAACATCGTGCTGAAGGCGCTCGAAGCCCCGATCCGCCAGATCGCCGAGAATGCCGGTGTGGAAGGCTCGATCGTGGTCGGCAAGATCCTGGAGAACAAGTCCGAGACCTTCGGCTTCGACGCCCAGAACGAGGATTATGTCGACATGGTCGAGAAGGGCATCATCGATCCCGCCAAGGTGGTGCGCACCGCGCTGCAGGACGCCTCCTCCGTGGCCGGCCTGCTGGTGACCACCGAGGCCATGGTCGCCGAGACGCCGAAGAAGGAAGCCCCGCCCGCGATGCCCGCCGGCGGCGGCATGGGCGGCTTCTAA
- a CDS encoding glycosyltransferase family 2 protein: MMLGSDVSGMTTTASTAAAKGLSIVVPVYNEAAGLAGLHQRICDLAKTLRERYRLSCEIVYVDDGSKDATLAIARSLPADAIDVQVVSLSRNFGKEAALMAGLDHARLGAVMFMDGDGQHPPALIEQLVRHWIEDGYDVVYTAKAHRDNETFLRRLAVHGFYALINWGARQKIPEDAGDFRLLSPRAVAALRQLPERNRFFKGLASWIGFRQIRVDYEPAARAHGVTTFNAASLLGLSIEGLTSFSVAPLRFASLFGVILAGGAFLFGLSILWEVLTTGKQVPGYPSLVIGLMTIGGVQLIMIGIVGEYIGKILSELKARPIYFVAEHSEKHFEAGKADDDAKRTAAE; this comes from the coding sequence ATGATGCTGGGCTCTGACGTATCAGGCATGACGACCACCGCGAGCACCGCCGCCGCGAAGGGGCTGTCGATTGTCGTTCCCGTCTACAACGAGGCGGCGGGCCTCGCCGGCCTGCATCAGCGCATCTGCGATCTCGCGAAAACCCTGCGGGAGCGTTATCGGCTGTCTTGCGAGATCGTTTATGTCGACGACGGCAGCAAGGATGCGACCTTGGCGATCGCCCGTAGCCTGCCGGCCGATGCGATCGACGTCCAGGTGGTGTCGCTGTCGCGCAATTTCGGCAAGGAGGCGGCGCTGATGGCCGGCCTCGACCATGCCAGGCTCGGCGCCGTCATGTTCATGGACGGTGACGGCCAGCATCCGCCGGCCCTGATCGAGCAGCTGGTGCGGCACTGGATCGAAGACGGCTATGACGTCGTCTACACCGCCAAGGCGCATCGCGACAACGAGACCTTCCTGCGCCGCCTCGCCGTGCACGGCTTCTACGCGCTGATCAATTGGGGCGCACGGCAGAAGATTCCCGAGGACGCCGGCGACTTCCGCCTGCTCTCCCCGCGCGCTGTCGCCGCGCTCAGGCAATTGCCCGAGCGCAACCGCTTCTTCAAAGGCCTCGCCAGCTGGATCGGATTCCGCCAGATCCGGGTCGATTACGAGCCCGCGGCGCGCGCCCATGGCGTCACCACCTTCAACGCCGCAAGCCTGCTCGGCCTGTCGATCGAGGGCCTGACCTCGTTTTCGGTGGCGCCGTTGCGCTTCGCCAGCCTGTTCGGCGTCATTCTCGCCGGTGGCGCCTTCCTGTTCGGCCTTTCGATCCTCTGGGAGGTGCTCACGACCGGCAAGCAGGTGCCCGGCTATCCTTCGCTCGTGATCGGCCTGATGACGATCGGCGGCGTGCAGCTCATCATGATCGGCATCGTCGGAGAATATATCGGCAAGATCCTCTCCGAGCTGAAGGCGCGCCCGATCTACTTCGTCGCCGAGCACAGCGAGAAGCACTTCGAGGCGGGCAAGGCCGACGACGATGCCAAGAGGACGGCGGCCGAATGA
- a CDS encoding DUF2076 domain-containing protein, protein MTPQERQLVDDLFDRLSKLENAPRDPDAIAAISDGLRKAPGAIYALVQTTLVQDEALKRANARIQELEAAHAPEQAQSGGFLDTMRDTLFGGGPSRGSVPNVPPRDSRPAWNTGQAMQTQPGYGAPPYGQGPGQGYGAPPVGGGGGGSFLGTAAAAAAGVVGGSLLLSSIRGMMGGGSHQQGFGDGNSLGDRNAGGSPWGGSDQSGGSLSRDAGLNDIGSNRDSRQGFFDQASNDDRSNDNDRNYDNGGDNMDMADDSDFGDDDDGGSDYA, encoded by the coding sequence ATGACGCCGCAGGAACGCCAGCTCGTCGACGACCTTTTCGACCGGCTCTCAAAGCTGGAAAATGCACCCCGCGATCCCGATGCGATCGCCGCGATCTCCGATGGCCTGCGCAAGGCGCCCGGCGCGATCTACGCGCTGGTGCAGACCACGCTGGTGCAGGACGAGGCATTGAAGCGCGCGAATGCCCGCATCCAGGAGCTGGAAGCGGCGCATGCGCCCGAGCAGGCACAGTCCGGCGGCTTCCTCGACACCATGCGTGACACGCTGTTCGGCGGCGGCCCCTCGCGCGGCTCGGTTCCGAACGTGCCGCCGCGCGACTCGCGGCCGGCGTGGAACACCGGACAGGCGATGCAGACCCAACCGGGCTACGGCGCGCCGCCTTACGGACAAGGTCCGGGGCAAGGTTACGGTGCCCCGCCCGTGGGCGGCGGTGGCGGCGGCTCGTTCCTGGGCACCGCCGCGGCGGCCGCAGCTGGCGTCGTTGGTGGCTCGCTTTTGCTCTCCAGCATCCGCGGCATGATGGGCGGCGGATCGCACCAGCAGGGCTTCGGCGACGGCAATTCGCTCGGCGACCGCAACGCCGGTGGAAGTCCTTGGGGCGGCAGCGACCAGTCCGGCGGATCGCTCTCGCGCGATGCCGGCCTCAACGACATCGGCTCGAACCGGGATTCCCGCCAGGGCTTCTTCGACCAGGCGTCGAACGACGACCGGAGCAATGACAACGACCGGAATTACGACAACGGCGGCGACAACATGGACATGGCCGACGACAGCGACTTCGGCGACGACGACGATGGCGGCAGCGACTACGCGTGA
- a CDS encoding META domain-containing protein — protein sequence MVGFRRLVCAAVAMLAMSTPARAEDGFPFGSEMTLEALPQAGSKRIPNIEIGDHGEVVLELWCKGGKGQFSVAGNTVIFVPGQIQDRSCPPARAQADDELVAALSSVETWKRQGDVLTLIGPKPLRFRTTGN from the coding sequence ATGGTTGGGTTCAGGCGGTTGGTGTGTGCGGCGGTTGCCATGCTCGCGATGTCCACGCCCGCGCGTGCCGAGGACGGTTTTCCGTTCGGCAGCGAGATGACGCTGGAAGCGTTGCCGCAAGCGGGCTCCAAGCGGATTCCGAACATCGAGATCGGCGACCACGGCGAGGTCGTGCTGGAGCTCTGGTGCAAGGGCGGCAAGGGCCAGTTCTCGGTCGCCGGCAATACCGTGATCTTCGTTCCCGGACAGATCCAGGATCGCTCCTGCCCGCCGGCAAGAGCCCAGGCCGACGACGAGCTCGTCGCAGCGCTCTCCAGCGTAGAGACCTGGAAGCGCCAAGGCGATGTGCTGACCCTGATCGGCCCCAAGCCGCTGCGCTTCCGTACGACGGGGAATTAG
- a CDS encoding protein phosphatase CheZ, which yields MAVHRKRFRVEDIAGGEMPILDVTEEAIPMHSEIMAELRAIRAQMAKGVTAAPLSGSAAMAAIDASTAHELSEARTMLETYRAQIEQCEKLKVELDLIHDAIDRTKREIATLHGKSFDGGEMAKVNGELGAVVGGTEQATQQILEAAESIDQAASAMSKVDSIDQQKRLADDIQERVISIFEACNFQDLTGQRISKVMTTMKFIEQHINAMMDIWGGVDAIKSHVPAHVDNRSEDEKLLNGPKLNGDVGHASQDDIDALFD from the coding sequence ATGGCTGTTCACCGCAAACGTTTTCGCGTCGAGGATATCGCTGGTGGCGAGATGCCGATTTTGGACGTAACCGAAGAGGCAATCCCGATGCATAGCGAGATCATGGCCGAGCTACGCGCGATCCGCGCGCAGATGGCGAAGGGCGTCACGGCGGCCCCGCTGTCCGGCAGCGCGGCCATGGCGGCGATCGACGCCTCCACCGCCCACGAGCTTTCCGAGGCGCGCACGATGCTCGAGACCTATCGGGCCCAGATCGAGCAGTGCGAGAAGCTGAAGGTCGAGCTCGACCTCATCCACGACGCCATCGACCGCACCAAGCGCGAAATCGCGACCCTGCACGGCAAGAGCTTCGACGGCGGCGAGATGGCCAAGGTCAATGGCGAGCTCGGCGCGGTGGTCGGCGGCACCGAGCAGGCGACGCAGCAGATCCTCGAAGCCGCGGAATCGATCGACCAGGCCGCCAGCGCGATGTCCAAGGTGGACTCGATCGACCAGCAGAAGCGGCTCGCCGACGACATCCAGGAACGCGTCATCTCGATCTTCGAAGCCTGCAACTTCCAGGACCTGACCGGCCAGCGCATCAGCAAGGTCATGACCACGATGAAGTTCATCGAGCAGCACATCAATGCGATGATGGACATCTGGGGCGGCGTCGACGCGATCAAGTCCCACGTGCCGGCGCATGTGGACAATCGCAGCGAGGACGAAAAGCTTCTCAACGGCCCGAAGCTCAACGGCGACGTCGGTCACGCCTCGCAGGACGACATCGACGCGCTGTTCGACTGA
- a CDS encoding ChbG/HpnK family deacetylase, whose translation MSAAAPARQIWLCADDYGISPGVNRAIRDLIERGRLNATSVMMVGPAIARSEVAALQAAATASPRCGIGLHVTLSAPFRPLTMHFRPLDGDMFMPFPKLLRAGVLRRLDREFVRNEVKAQLAAFMDAFGRAPDFVDGHQHVQLFPQVRDGFVDAVAEAAPNAWVRQGGRNLPLRQRLATPKAMVLDRLSAQFRRRADNAGLSFNPAFAGAYDFTRAADFGALMRQFLQGLPDGGLIMCHPGFVDDVLAGLDPMTDVREREHAYLASDAFARLLADSRATLG comes from the coding sequence ATGAGCGCGGCCGCGCCGGCGCGACAGATCTGGCTCTGCGCCGACGATTACGGCATCAGCCCCGGCGTCAACCGCGCCATCCGCGACCTGATCGAACGCGGGCGCCTCAACGCCACCTCTGTGATGATGGTGGGACCTGCGATCGCGCGCAGCGAGGTCGCAGCGCTCCAGGCCGCCGCGACTGCGAGCCCGCGCTGCGGGATCGGATTGCACGTGACGCTGTCGGCGCCGTTCCGGCCGCTCACCATGCATTTCCGACCGCTCGACGGCGACATGTTCATGCCGTTTCCGAAGCTGTTGCGCGCGGGCGTCTTACGGCGGCTCGACCGCGAATTCGTCCGCAACGAGGTGAAGGCGCAGCTGGCCGCCTTCATGGACGCGTTCGGCCGCGCCCCCGACTTCGTCGACGGTCACCAGCATGTGCAGCTCTTTCCGCAGGTGCGCGACGGCTTCGTCGATGCGGTGGCCGAGGCTGCGCCAAACGCCTGGGTCCGCCAGGGCGGCCGCAATCTTCCGCTGAGGCAGCGGCTGGCCACGCCAAAGGCCATGGTGCTCGACCGTCTCAGCGCGCAATTCCGCCGCCGCGCCGACAACGCCGGCCTCAGCTTCAATCCCGCCTTTGCCGGCGCCTATGATTTCACGCGGGCGGCCGATTTCGGCGCGCTGATGCGGCAATTCCTGCAAGGCCTCCCCGACGGCGGCCTCATAATGTGCCATCCCGGCTTCGTCGACGATGTCCTTGCCGGCCTCGACCCGATGACGGATGTCCGCGAGCGGGAGCACGCTTATCTCGCCAGCGACGCCTTCGCGCGCCTGCTGGCGGACAGCCGCGCCACGCTGGGGTGA
- a CDS encoding L,D-transpeptidase — MFKKMSVALLGSACTFMAGANDASAFDNSVPNDPPAVLYARQVPPAPAPVRVASNSNMGGGFIEFLFGDGPGRGPAYAPERPVYQQQPAYYDQRRLPPMGEPQMQGGYQGGYQPGGYQQSALQQEAVDPRQRQLDPKFEKQLVDYSGKESPGTIVVDTPNKFLYLVEGNGRAMRYGIGVGRPGFTWSGVKSITAKREWPDWTPPAEMLARRPDLPRHMEGGPENPLGARAMYLGSTLYRIHGSNEPWTIGTNVSSGCIRMRNEDVIDLYGRVNVGTKVVVL; from the coding sequence ATGTTCAAGAAAATGTCTGTCGCGCTGCTCGGCAGCGCCTGCACCTTCATGGCCGGCGCGAACGACGCCAGCGCCTTCGACAACAGCGTGCCGAACGATCCGCCCGCGGTGCTCTATGCGCGGCAGGTGCCGCCGGCGCCGGCGCCGGTGCGCGTCGCCTCCAATTCGAACATGGGCGGCGGGTTCATCGAATTCCTGTTCGGCGACGGTCCCGGCCGCGGTCCGGCCTACGCTCCGGAGCGGCCGGTGTATCAGCAGCAGCCGGCCTATTACGATCAGCGCCGCCTGCCGCCGATGGGCGAGCCGCAGATGCAGGGTGGATATCAGGGCGGATATCAGCCAGGGGGTTATCAGCAAAGTGCGCTCCAGCAGGAGGCGGTCGACCCGCGGCAGCGCCAGCTCGATCCGAAATTCGAGAAACAACTCGTTGACTATAGCGGCAAGGAAAGTCCCGGCACGATCGTGGTCGATACCCCGAACAAGTTCCTCTACCTCGTCGAGGGCAACGGCCGGGCGATGCGCTACGGCATCGGCGTCGGGCGTCCCGGCTTCACTTGGTCGGGCGTGAAGTCGATCACGGCCAAGCGCGAATGGCCGGACTGGACGCCGCCGGCCGAGATGCTGGCGCGCCGGCCAGATCTGCCCCGGCACATGGAAGGCGGGCCGGAAAATCCGCTCGGCGCCCGCGCGATGTATCTGGGCTCGACGCTCTACCGCATCCACGGCTCCAACGAGCCCTGGACCATCGGCACCAACGTCTCCTCCGGCTGCATCCGCATGCGCAACGAGGACGTCATCGACCTCTATGGCCGCGTCAATGTCGGCACCAAGGTCGTGGTGTTGTGA
- a CDS encoding ATP phosphoribosyltransferase regulatory subunit, whose protein sequence is MTATATSNAAGSAAWADTLLLSFAQAGYVRAEPAILQPAEPFLDLSGEDIRKSLYLTTDLTGEELCLRPDLTIPVARDYLASSRAGQPAGFSYLGPVFRYRSGQASEFLQAGIESFGRQDRAAADAETLALALEATAAFGVRDVEIRTGDVALFNALLDALDLYPVWRRRLVKDFNRKISLEQDLERLAAATTASPSEYQGVLAALAGSDRKAALAFVTDLMSIAGTTNVGGRTTAEIADRFLEQSTLKGGALPREAITVLKRFLSISGNPDDSIAALRALTADAKLDLAAAIDQFESRVGFMAARGIDVKQTRFSTAFGRGLDYYTGFEFELHHRSNGAEPLVAGGRYDGLMTQLGSAEPIAAVGFSVWVDALTRIGRKVEA, encoded by the coding sequence ATGACCGCGACTGCCACCTCGAATGCTGCCGGCTCCGCCGCCTGGGCGGATACGCTGCTCTTGTCGTTCGCGCAGGCCGGCTATGTCAGGGCCGAGCCGGCGATCCTGCAACCGGCCGAGCCGTTCCTCGACCTCTCCGGCGAGGACATTCGCAAGAGCCTGTACCTGACCACCGACCTCACGGGCGAGGAGCTGTGCCTGCGTCCGGACCTGACCATTCCGGTCGCCCGCGACTACCTCGCCTCCAGCCGCGCCGGCCAGCCGGCCGGGTTCAGCTATCTCGGCCCGGTGTTTCGCTACCGCAGCGGCCAGGCCAGCGAATTCCTGCAGGCCGGCATCGAATCGTTCGGCCGCCAGGACCGTGCCGCGGCCGACGCCGAGACGCTGGCGCTGGCGCTGGAGGCGACCGCAGCCTTCGGCGTCCGCGACGTCGAGATCCGCACCGGCGACGTCGCGCTGTTCAACGCGCTGCTCGACGCGCTCGACCTCTATCCGGTCTGGCGCCGCCGCCTGGTCAAGGATTTCAACCGCAAGATCAGCCTGGAGCAGGACCTGGAGCGGCTGGCGGCCGCGACCACCGCGAGCCCAAGCGAATATCAGGGCGTGCTCGCCGCGCTCGCCGGCTCCGACCGCAAGGCCGCGCTCGCCTTCGTCACCGACCTGATGTCGATCGCCGGCACCACCAATGTCGGGGGACGCACCACCGCCGAGATCGCCGATCGCTTCCTCGAGCAGTCGACGCTGAAGGGCGGCGCGCTGCCGCGCGAGGCGATCACCGTGCTCAAGCGCTTCCTGTCGATATCAGGCAATCCCGACGATTCCATCGCCGCGCTGCGCGCACTCACCGCCGATGCAAAGCTCGACCTTGCTGCGGCCATCGACCAGTTCGAAAGCCGGGTCGGCTTCATGGCCGCGCGCGGCATCGACGTGAAGCAGACGCGCTTCTCGACCGCGTTCGGACGCGGCCTCGACTATTACACCGGCTTCGAATTCGAGCTGCATCACCGGAGCAACGGCGCCGAGCCGTTGGTCGCCGGCGGCCGCTATGACGGGCTGATGACCCAGCTCGGGTCGGCTGAACCCATTGCCGCGGTCGGCTTCTCGGTCTGGGTGGATGCGCTGACCAGGATCGGCCGCAAGGTGGAGGCCTGA
- the groES gene encoding co-chaperone GroES, whose amino-acid sequence MAKSKFRPLHDRVVVKRIDAEEKTKGGIIIPDTAKEKPSQGEVVAVGPGGRDETGKLTPIDLKVGDRVLFGKWSGTEVKIDNEELLIMKESDIMGVLA is encoded by the coding sequence ATGGCTAAATCCAAATTTCGTCCGCTGCATGACCGTGTCGTGGTCAAACGTATCGACGCCGAGGAAAAGACCAAGGGCGGCATCATCATTCCGGACACCGCCAAGGAAAAGCCGTCCCAGGGCGAGGTCGTCGCCGTCGGCCCGGGCGGCCGCGACGAGACCGGCAAGCTGACCCCGATCGACCTCAAGGTCGGCGACCGCGTGCTGTTCGGCAAGTGGTCGGGCACCGAGGTCAAGATCGACAACGAAGAGCTCCTGATCATGAAGGAGTCGGACATCATGGGCGTGCTGGCCTAA
- a CDS encoding AraC family transcriptional regulator: MNQGDIDIARKGAETPADSRSTSFQRLKPSSALELRAYDIDHFGETERYAGASSMPLSPGATAIMRARLDLPSLTLSLVRTFPRIIRGYQLTNAAVVVVPMDHVTSARINGQSIGHSVVVLRGVSDCLVHEPEGRLIAVVSFTPPRREPWTQLGDGYHLVNPASDVLASLRRLVCVTLEIAAHDPDFLNEPMSLTAVEQSLLSTLEAALGSSAKDRPVSSTMDGYRRIVADMERLIRQDLTIWHKTPELAEQVGVSVRTLQSATQAICGLSPHRYSRVLRLWSVRKQLGNGGGHRSVKACAIAHGFGHLGEFAASYKAAFGELPSETLRRAVRDTI, from the coding sequence ATGAATCAGGGCGATATCGATATCGCGCGCAAAGGAGCGGAAACGCCGGCGGACAGCCGCTCGACATCCTTCCAGCGTCTCAAGCCCTCGTCGGCGCTCGAGCTCCGAGCCTATGACATCGACCATTTCGGCGAGACGGAGAGATATGCCGGCGCGTCCAGCATGCCCTTGTCGCCGGGAGCGACGGCCATCATGCGTGCGCGGCTCGACCTGCCGAGCCTGACCCTGTCCCTGGTGAGGACCTTTCCGCGGATCATTCGCGGCTATCAATTGACGAATGCCGCCGTCGTCGTGGTGCCGATGGATCACGTCACCTCGGCCCGCATCAACGGGCAATCGATAGGGCATTCCGTCGTGGTTCTGAGAGGCGTCTCCGATTGCCTGGTGCACGAGCCGGAGGGCCGGCTGATAGCCGTCGTGTCTTTTACCCCGCCCCGGCGCGAGCCCTGGACGCAACTGGGTGACGGCTACCATCTGGTGAACCCGGCCTCGGACGTCCTTGCCTCGTTGCGCCGTCTGGTCTGCGTCACGCTCGAGATCGCAGCGCATGATCCGGACTTTCTCAACGAGCCGATGTCGCTGACCGCCGTCGAGCAATCTCTGCTCAGCACGTTGGAAGCTGCGCTGGGCAGCAGCGCAAAGGACAGACCCGTTTCGTCCACAATGGATGGCTATCGGCGCATCGTCGCAGACATGGAACGGCTGATCCGGCAGGATCTGACGATCTGGCACAAGACGCCCGAGCTCGCGGAGCAGGTGGGCGTCTCCGTCCGCACGCTCCAGAGCGCGACCCAGGCCATCTGTGGCCTCAGCCCGCATCGCTATAGCCGGGTTCTGCGCCTCTGGTCGGTGCGCAAGCAGCTGGGCAACGGCGGGGGGCACCGCAGTGTGAAGGCCTGCGCGATTGCGCACGGCTTCGGGCATCTGGGCGAGTTCGCGGCGAGCTACAAGGCGGCCTTCGGAGAGCTGCCATCCGAGACCCTGCGCCGCGCCGTGCGGGACACGATCTAG
- the hisG gene encoding ATP phosphoribosyltransferase — MSAPFVLAVPSKGRLQENTEAFFARAGLKLSKAGGARDYRGTIAGLDDVEVAYLSASEIASQLSRGFAHLGVTGEDLVRENIADADKRVSLIDGLGFGFADVVVAVPQAWIDVRTMADLDDVTTGFREQHHMRMRVATKFVNLTRAFFQSHGITDYRIVESAGATEGAPAAGSAELIVDITTTGATLAANGLRVLDDGVILRSQANLVASKEADWSPQARETARIILDHIAARARANKYREVRTRFRQCDAALLGEAHSRFGVEAPFGGPTSSGMLTLHCPPGQLYALASFLREHGAETVSVVSLDYVFDRENPLFAKLEAFLRQ, encoded by the coding sequence ATGAGCGCGCCGTTCGTTCTGGCCGTTCCCTCCAAGGGACGCCTGCAGGAAAACACCGAGGCCTTCTTCGCCCGCGCGGGCCTGAAGCTGTCGAAGGCTGGCGGCGCCCGCGACTATCGCGGTACCATCGCCGGCCTCGACGATGTCGAGGTCGCCTATCTCTCGGCGAGCGAGATCGCATCGCAATTGTCGCGCGGCTTCGCGCATCTCGGCGTCACCGGCGAGGATCTGGTGCGCGAGAACATCGCCGATGCCGACAAGCGCGTGTCGCTGATCGACGGGCTCGGCTTCGGCTTTGCCGACGTCGTCGTCGCGGTACCGCAGGCCTGGATCGACGTCCGCACCATGGCCGACCTCGACGACGTCACCACCGGCTTCCGCGAGCAGCATCATATGCGGATGCGGGTCGCGACCAAGTTCGTCAATCTCACCCGCGCGTTCTTCCAGAGCCACGGCATCACCGATTACCGCATCGTCGAAAGCGCCGGCGCGACCGAAGGCGCTCCTGCGGCCGGCAGCGCCGAGCTGATCGTCGACATCACCACGACCGGCGCGACGCTCGCCGCCAACGGCTTGCGGGTGCTCGACGACGGCGTGATCCTGCGCAGCCAGGCCAATCTGGTCGCCTCGAAGGAAGCCGACTGGTCGCCGCAGGCGCGAGAGACCGCGCGCATCATCCTCGATCACATCGCCGCAAGGGCGCGGGCCAACAAATACCGCGAGGTCCGCACCCGCTTCCGGCAATGCGACGCCGCCCTGCTCGGCGAAGCCCATAGCCGGTTCGGCGTCGAGGCTCCGTTCGGCGGGCCGACCTCGTCAGGCATGCTGACGTTGCACTGCCCGCCGGGGCAGCTCTATGCGCTGGCGAGCTTCCTGCGCGAGCATGGCGCCGAGACCGTCTCGGTGGTCTCGCTGGACTACGTGTTCGACCGGGAGAACCCGCTGTTCGCGAAGCTCGAGGCGTTCCTGCGGCAGTGA